In Plasmodium vivax chromosome 10, whole genome shotgun sequence, the sequence atgtaataatattaccCGCGGAGAGGAACCCTTCATGCGTGAACGGTGTTAGGGTTAAATGTAGTACGTTATAATAAAGTTGTCAAatatgctttttttgtttcttttttgccgttttgcccttttcgccctttttgctattttgtttgctattttgtttgctattttttttttgctatttttttttgctatttttttttgctatttttttttttgcttttttcattttccattCTGTTAATCAAAAATGTGCTTGCCTGATGTGTTACACATCTAATGCAAATAAGGttaagaggaaaaggaattcTGATTAGGCTAACACCAAAATGGTAAGATAGCTACGTATGTGTGAATAGACCAATACGTGTGCATATAACTGAGAAAGAATTGGAATAATTTTAActtaaaatgtgtttattttgtgtataaACAAATGGTTTGTGTAGTTgcggaggaaataaaaattatttaaaaagaatgtctttttgttcttcgcgcgaaaaagaaaaaaaaaacgtgctgTAGGGAAATGGGACGTAAAAAGAACTGCGGCTTTGTACGGATGTGTTAAACATGTAGTATACGCAAAATGTACAGAACATACGAACTAagcaaaatatatgtgcaGCCATGTTACAAACTGCTAGGCGGAacttatttactttttttttaggagTGTTACTAGGCGAGACGAAAAATTGTCCTTTTTGtctttgctcatttttgcgctttGTCCGCTGATTTTTTGGGATTATTTTGGCCTAGTTCCTATTCTGGCTCCATGGAATGCAAGTTTGTAAAATTAAGGAAACAATGTCAAGTATGTCTTGTTCTAtaacttttcttttatttatttatatatttatttatttattactattttttcttttcttttcttatattttctccctttttttttcttttccccatGGGGTTGACTCTTTCAAGGGCTCGCCACCATTCTCGCGATTATGAGTCATTATCTGTGCTCACCAAGGTGTTCCACCTCTTCTCATTTATCCACTCGTTAATTGTATCTTCCATCCATTTGTAGAAgaattcttctttttcatttttccatattGACCAATTATTCCACTCgctaaatatataaacattttcttTAACGTGCAACCAAGTAGACCATTGTTCACCTTCCCTAtgatttctttctttccatttgagCCAATGTTTTTTCTGGGTCAAGTTGAGCCACTTAAGCCATGTTGAGTGTTCCCATTGTGACCAGTAGGTGTCTTCTTCAGTTTTCCATTCGCTCAATAGCCATGCCATgatcttttcatttttccactGGACCCATTCTGTTAATAGTAACAAATCCAATGATGtttcttttgctttaatCCATTTTTCTAAATCTGTTTTCATAAAGTTTTTCCCTTCTGTTTTTATCCATTCTTTCCATTCTTCATCAGTCCATGTAGCAGATTTTGATATAAGATAATCCTTATATTCATCATTAATATTCTCATTACAATTCatccatttattttccatttgtttaATCCATTCGGTCCATTCTTGTTCTGTTTCTTGGAGCCATACGTTCTTTTTGCTCTTCATGGATGTGTTGAAGTTTTCCCATTCTGATTCCAACCTCATCATCCAGTTATTCcacgcacatttttttaattgttctGATTGATCTACGTCATCTTTCCAAAATTCCATTAAATTGTTTGGAAGATAACACTTGATACTTCCCCTTTCGGTGCTTGCCTGCAAAAGGTTTTAAGAGTTATGATGTGAAGAGCgcgtttttatatataaaccaTATGTTACGTAATGTTCGAAGAAGgggtgtgtgggggggaattAAGTACATGCATTTGTGTAGGTATATGTGCGTGTGCattacacatgtgtatgtgctTTGGGGGTATATTCCCGTGTGCATATGCTttagggaattttttttttttttttcttacagcATGGGAGGGATTTAAGATGAAAACTGAAAATAGAGCAAATAAGATAATCTGTAAAGGAGAAACTGTGAAAATTGCCGTCATTTTGGATAACTTGGGATTTCTATTTTGTGTTTTCTTAGCAGGGGAGAACTTTTGCTGGGGTGCTGGACCCTTCATATTGGCTTTTAGTTCCATGGTTGGTATATTTTGGTGACAGAAAGAGGTTATTTTggcaatgaaaaaaaattattgttcTGCTTTAAAggtatattttacaattttacgattttttatgtgtgcttttatatatatatgttcgtTTTTGAGCTTTTCTatgaattgaaaaaaaaaaggaaaccaaaaaagtgatattttatatttgtataataaaattaaaaaatataaataaaacaaaaaggaaaaaaacaaaaaggaaaaaagcaaaaaagaaaagaacaaaaaagaaaaaaacaaaaaagaaaaaaacaaaaaagaaaaaaacaaaaaagaaaaaaacaaaaaagaaaaaaacaaaaaagaaaaaaacaaaaaagaaaaaaacaaaaaagaaaaaaacaaaaaagaaaaaaacaaaaaagaaaaaaacaaaaaagaaaaaaacaaaaaagaaaaaaacaaaaaagaaaaaaacaaaaaagaaaaaaacaaaaaagaaaaaaacaaaaaagaaaaaaacaaaaaagaaaaaaacaaaaaagaaaaaaacaatgtcGTTATATATTcagcttaaaaaatgagcaaaacaAGCTGCACAGAACCGTTCTATGCaaatagaaaaaagaaaaaaaatcttgTGAGctgtataagaaaaaattgaaacttCCCATATTTCAAAAGGCCCAGTTTTATTTATAACTAAAgagctagctttttttctctaaagCTTACATTTGGGTGAGCTGTGCCTTTGTGTTCACTTTGCGTTTAACCAAATTGTGTGTAATAATTAACCGGTGCAcgtgtgcacacatttttgaagGAGGTTCTATTTAAAAGAGAATAGCGTAGGCTCCTCTAGGCCCTTTAAATAAATGAGcgtaaaaatttgcacatatgtatatatgtatatatatatatatatatatatatatatttgcccACTCGCAATTTAGTCAGAATTCGCGCATGGTGATAGTCGCTTATTatgtgtatgttttttttattcatttttctccatcTGGTAGAATTATTCTTTTTGCCTAAAGTAAATTGGCCGAATGATGTCGCAattgggggggaacaaagttgcaaaaatgagagaAGAAACAATTGAAGAATTGTGGTGGTGGTGGGgaaatatatagatatatgaCAACAAAATTGGAGCAGCAAAATAATCAGTAAGAATTGATTTAATTTGGCAATTCAACAATAATTTATAGGTTACATATATCTTTATGAGTTATAGTAAGTAGCTCGGATGTAACAGTTGGGTGGGGCAGAACCTTCTCTTCTCCATCTTAAATGTATGAATGgcagaaaaatgaacattcatCATTGCGTATTTAGCATTTGGCATTTAGCATTTGGCATTTAACATTTGGCATTTAACATTTGGAATTTAACATTTGGCATTTAACATTTGGAATTGGACATTTGACATTAATTATCAGTTAACATTTAATCTTTAATATTGAGCCCCTACTGCGGGGTCCGCAATGCGAAGACATTaacatttaatatttaatgtttAAAATGGTCCTTATAAAAGTTTTAAATTAGCTATTCTTATGCgcatggtaaaaaaataacataatagTCGTGTTAAGGTGcatagtatatatttttgttgttgacaaaaaaaattattgtgaAACACATACTGAAACATTATTACTAAGCACACAAATACTTGCATAATCAGTAATAACTGACATTCAAATAAACCGCATTATATGTACTGCAAAGATTATCttacaaataattatgcaaatgaataataaatgaataaataaatgcaaatataaaaataaatcaaagaaaacaaacaaacaaatgaatgaatgaataaaaacaaataactgtatatatatgatatatatatagacaGCAACAACTAACGTGCATATAACTAATTGAGAAAAATCCTAAGCGATAAAcgtttttaatatatatttattttttacaataaaaatataaaaaaaacatgaattgttatttaaaacaattctattttttcgaaaataatGGGATtttgtatgaaaaaataagtgtCGTCTTCtagcaaattttttcttattctcGCAGGAAagatatgtaaaatatacgtAAACTTTTTTCCTATGATTTTTCGAGGcattttttgctcataattagagatatatttttttgtatggaTTATGAAAAggtacttccttttttaacaaaattttttgtgtattgaacatctttttattattgcaatttttcccatcgacaaatgattttttttcactcatGCTGGATAGCAAAAATATTGTGTTCTATGCAGTGGAAGCTGTGCTcctatgcaaaaaaaaggagatacTTTGTTCTGGAAGTACGCAAATTtgatgtaataaaaaattattctccCCTCTcttttttgatatatttttttctttttttttttttttgcattcacTAATTTCGTAGTCTTGGCAGCTTTAATGTTCGCAGTTATGTCAAGCAAATATAGTCCAGagggaaaaattataaagtatATCAGATCAGTCTTTATTTACTTCGATTCAGCTGAGTTCAATTGAATCCGTTTCCGCTAACCACGTCAAGTTTCTGACAGTTCCCTGTGTATGTCGCGTGCCCACACATTCCATTGCTTCTTGGCTATCCAGTTGTTAATAAAGTGGTGGAGCATAGAGAAaaagatgttttttttgtcctcttTCCAATTTAGCCATATTGCATTCTTAACTTCTAATAATGCCTGATCTTTTTCACgaacccatttttgccactCTTTAGCTTCACTTTGTCTAatcttcttccatttgtaCCAGTcgattctttcttttctaagtgatgttttttcatttgaatATTCCCATTTTAGCCAGTACTGATATTGATCACATTTCTTTTCACTCAATAACCAATCCATAATTTTGTTAGTTTTCCATTGTTCCCAATCTTTCAATAGCCATAAATCGTATTCGCTTTTAACTTTGTCTATCCATTTTTCCATATCCATCATCATGATAGATTCTCCATCCTTTTCAATCCATTTAATCCATTTGGAATCTTGCCATTTTAGTGattttttgtaaacatcGAAAGAGTGATCTTCTAGCAATTCTTTGTTGTAATGCATCCATTTAAATTGGAAGTCTTCTATAAATTTATGGaactcttcttcctttttttggaaccatttatttctttccttGTGTATGTAGGCATTGTAGCGTGACCATTCATTCTTCAAGTCCTGCATCCAATTCTGCCATTCAGGATTTATGGGCATTCCTTGTTCTTCCTTATCACctctaaaatatttataccaAATCATAACTCTGCAATTCACAATCTTACTCCAAATAtctactattttttttattaaaggGTATTCCTTTTTACCCAGCCATTCTTTGTAATCTGCAAggttaagtttttttttatcgacTTTATACGCATCATCGGGTTCTCTTCTTCGTGGCAATTTGTTTGCATGCTCAATTTTCATATCTTCATCATTGTGATCTATAATTGACATACCCTCTTCAGCCAAATTGTGCATTTGTCTTTCAATGTCTTCTACCATACCTTCTTGATTAGGATAGTATAcgctttcttcttcaccttctcctccttccgTGCCTTCTTGGTAATAGTACACGCTTCCTTCTCCATCGTCTCCATCCTCCTTAATATAGTATACgcttccttcttcaccttctcctccttccgTGCCTTCATGGTAATAGTACACgcttccttcttcaccttctcctccttccgTGCCATCTTCATAGCAATAGTACACGCTTCCTTCATCACCGTCTCCTTCTCCACTGTAATAGTACACgcttccttcttcaccttgtGTTCCTACACTCTCCCCTCCACTATAAACCTGCAACTGGCTTTCAGTTCCCACTTCTGatgcgttttctttttcttttaatgcTTCTTTGGAGTCACTATCTTTGTTATCTATCATATTGTCTTTTTTCTCACCATCTATCAAATTGGATGCTGTGCTTTTTTGGTCATCATCGCATAATGGGCTTTCAGGCTTTTCGCCACCTGCCACTGATTCGGTTTCCAATTTTTCGCCATCTGCAACTGATTTGGTTTcggttttttcttcaccttctaaTGGTTTGGTTTCGGCTTTTGCTTCACCTTCTAATGGTTTGGTTTCGTCTTTAGCGTCACCTTCCAATGGTTTGGTTTCGGCTTTTGCTTCACCTTCTAATGGTTTGGTTTCGTCTTTAGCGTCACCTTCCAATGGTTTGGTTTCGGCTTTTGCTTCACCTTCTAATGGTTTAGTTTCGTCTTTAGCGTCACCTTCCAATGGTTTGGTTTCGGCTTTTGCTTCACCTTCTAATGGTTTAGTTTCGTCCTTAGCGTCACCTTCCAATGGTTTGGTTTCGTCTTTAGCGTCACCTTCCAATGGTTTGGTTTcggttttttcttcaccttctaaTGGTTTGGTTTcggttttttcttcatctttcTTTGGTTCTGGAATGGTATAATATTTCCAAGTACTGAATATACTTTCAGTTTTAGCGTCACCTTCCAATGGTTTGGTTTCGGCTTTAGCGTCACCTTCCAATGGTTTGGTTTcggttttttcttcaccttctagTGGTTTGGTTTCGTCTTTAGCGTCACCTTCCAATGGTTTGGTTTcggttttttcttcaccttctaaTGGTTTGGTTTCGTCTTTAGCGTCACCTTCCAATGGTTTAGTTTCGTCTTTAGCGTCACCTTCTAATGGTTTGGTTTCAGTTTTAGCGTCACCTTCTAATGGTTTAGTTTCGTCTTTAGCGTCACCTTCTAATGGTTTAGTTTCGTCTTTAGCGTCACCTTCCAATGGTTTGGTTTCGGTTTTTGCTTCGCCTTCTAATGGTTTAGCTTCAGTTTTGGCGTCACCTTCTAATGGTTTAGCTTCAGTTTTGGCGTCACCTTCCAATGGTTTATCTTTATCGGCAATTTTTGAAGAATCTGATTTCGTTTCTTTAGCTTGAGTAGCTTTCCTAGCTTTTGCAGAATATGCAAATGTTGGGATTTTCGGTATTTCACCTCCTACTACAGATTCGGTTTCGGTTACTTCTCCTCCACTGAGTACTGATGATTTGGTTTCCAATTTTTCTCCATCTTTCTTTGGTTTATCTTTATCGGAAAAAATAGAACTAGGtgatttcttttctttagCTTGAGTAGCTTTCCTAGCTTTTGCAGAATATGCAAATGTTGGGATTTTCGGTATTTCACCTCCTACTACAGATTCGGTTTCGGTTACTTCTCCTCCACTGAGTACTGATGATTTGGTTTCCAATTTTTCTCCATCTTTCTTTGGTTTATCTTTATCGGAAAAAATAGAACTAGGtgatttcttttctttagCTTGAGTAGCTTTCCTAGCTTTTGCAGAATATGCAAATGTTGGgattttcgttttttcatttgttacCACTGATTCGGTTTCGGTTACTTCTCCTCCGCTAAGCACTGATTCGCcatcaaaattttctttatcacTCTTTGATTGCACTTTTACGAGAATTGTAGTAGTTAGTTTCTTTGATGAATCTCGTGGATTTTTATtagttttttcaaaatgtttaaatgCTGGGATTAGCGATTTTTCTTCTGTTACCACTGATTCAGTTTCGGTTACCTCTCCGCCACTTAGCACTGATTCGACATCcaaattttcttctcccaTGCTTTGTTGCACCTTTAGGGGAGCTTTTGAGTTAGCGAATTTCTTTCCTGCACCTTGTGGTGGGTTTTTCTTCAGTTTTTCAGAATCTGAATATTCTTCACTTTCCACTGTTTTTGGAACATTCTttgtttgcaattttatgaGAGGTTTAGCAGTTGGTTTATTTGCCATAGATTGCGGAGTTTTCTTAGTAATTTGTTC encodes:
- a CDS encoding tryptophan-rich antigen (Pv-fam-a) (encoded by transcript PVX_097577A), with the translated sequence MELKANMKGPAPQQKFSPAKKTQNRNPKLSKMTAIFTVSPLQIILFALFSVFILNPSHAASTERGSIKCYLPNNLMEFWKDDVDQSEQLKKCAWNNWMMRLESEWENFNTSMKSKKNVWLQETEQEWTEWIKQMENKWMNCNENINDEYKDYLISKSATWTDEEWKEWIKTEGKNFMKTDLEKWIKAKETSLDLLLLTEWVQWKNEKIMAWLLSEWKTEEDTYWSQWEHSTWLKWLNLTQKKHWLKWKERNHREGEQWSTWLHVKENVYIFSEWNNWSIWKNEKEEFFYKWMEDTINEWINEKRWNTLVSTDNDS